The Candidatus Nitrosocosmicus franklandus genome contains a region encoding:
- a CDS encoding glucose/sorbosone family PQQ-dependent dehydrogenase, whose translation MKLSSIYLLAVVFGLLLVTMMPTTILSYLSSSNLNVVHAQEDPSAAPFDINDSISSQNTASQQSNDNVRLPSQEGFEVRLLASNFSEPHNIIYGPDDILWITERLGKSITMVDPQNGTILNNITVPGVHQSQGQDGLMGMVLDPNFKNNGHFYVAYTYNANNSTDELERLTKITRFTFDNNTNTIGEPIDVISGLQGSIDHNSGRLAFGLDGKLYYTIGDQGKNQLSLYCLDIEAQTLPTAGDVANQNWTAYQGKVLRMNTDGSIPEDNPVIDGVQSHIFTLGHRNPQGLTVGPDGNLYVSEHGPNSDDEVNRLQPGGNYGWPYIAGYQDDQAYRFVNWSSAGEQCPQLDTRNVTAGIEAGVSVTNESEVNLPNFVPPITTFFTVSNDYNFTDHNCGQLAYICNPTIAPSSLRLYDSDTIPGWNGTLLMPTLKGGKIYQLFLSDNKTSLSQDPIEMFQSENRYRDLAISPDGGTLYVITDSSGPVQAIGGGATTELWNPGSLLELKYIGGDNANMTSMQ comes from the coding sequence ATGAAATTATCATCAATATATTTGCTGGCAGTTGTTTTCGGTCTTTTGCTAGTTACCATGATGCCTACGACTATTTTGAGTTATTTGTCTTCTTCAAACCTAAATGTTGTCCACGCGCAAGAAGATCCATCTGCGGCACCATTTGATATAAACGATTCAATTAGTTCTCAAAACACTGCTTCACAACAAAGCAATGATAATGTACGATTACCAAGTCAGGAAGGCTTTGAGGTAAGACTGCTTGCTTCAAATTTTAGCGAACCTCATAACATCATCTATGGTCCAGATGACATTCTTTGGATTACAGAGCGGCTTGGAAAGTCAATTACAATGGTTGATCCTCAAAATGGAACCATATTAAATAATATAACTGTACCAGGTGTTCATCAATCCCAGGGCCAGGATGGACTAATGGGAATGGTGCTTGATCCTAACTTTAAAAATAATGGTCATTTTTATGTAGCTTATACTTACAACGCCAATAATTCAACAGATGAGCTTGAACGCCTTACAAAGATAACCAGATTCACTTTTGATAACAACACTAACACAATTGGCGAACCAATTGATGTTATAAGCGGACTTCAGGGAAGTATAGATCACAACTCTGGACGTCTTGCTTTTGGACTCGACGGTAAATTATACTATACAATAGGTGACCAAGGGAAAAATCAACTGTCTTTGTATTGTTTGGATATCGAAGCCCAAACACTTCCAACTGCAGGAGATGTGGCCAATCAGAATTGGACTGCTTACCAAGGCAAAGTATTGAGAATGAATACAGATGGATCCATCCCTGAAGACAATCCCGTGATAGATGGCGTACAAAGTCATATTTTCACTCTTGGACATCGTAATCCTCAGGGTTTGACTGTAGGACCGGATGGTAATCTTTATGTCTCTGAACATGGCCCCAATTCAGATGACGAGGTAAATCGTTTGCAACCAGGTGGTAACTATGGGTGGCCCTACATTGCGGGCTATCAAGATGATCAGGCATATAGATTCGTTAACTGGTCATCAGCAGGAGAGCAGTGTCCACAACTAGATACGAGAAATGTAACTGCAGGAATAGAAGCGGGTGTTTCAGTTACAAACGAGAGTGAAGTTAACTTGCCAAACTTTGTTCCTCCTATAACCACATTTTTCACAGTTTCAAATGATTATAATTTTACCGATCATAATTGTGGTCAATTAGCTTACATATGTAATCCAACCATAGCTCCATCTAGTTTACGCCTATACGACTCTGATACAATTCCCGGATGGAATGGTACGTTGCTTATGCCAACTCTGAAGGGTGGTAAAATCTATCAACTTTTCCTTAGCGATAATAAAACAAGTCTCTCACAAGATCCAATTGAAATGTTCCAATCAGAAAACCGATATAGAGACTTGGCAATAAGTCCCGATGGCGGTACTCTATACGTAATTACTGACTCCAGCGGACCTGTGCAGGCAATAGGTGGAGGTGCAACAACAGAACTATGGAATCCAGGTTCATTGCTTGAACTCAAGTATATCGGAGGAGATAATGCCAACATGACAAGTATGCAATAA
- a CDS encoding metal ABC transporter ATP-binding protein, whose amino-acid sequence MSQSGSGKTILLKLLCRIYEPWNGDIEYICNNDCDSIFYYPSIGYVPQIETIDWNFPVSVHEVIAMGSWNYKSYYLPWIDKKLKNQIKDVLRILGLGGYEKRHIRALSGGEQQRVFLGRALIRNPDVLILDEPTTGLDYVSREKIFDILKNLNNNGMTVILSTHDITHIANHSPWVVCFNKYVIAEGPPQNVLKEVQGSLSFKKTYGLADYKRSDNKHSNFI is encoded by the coding sequence ATGAGTCAAAGTGGATCTGGAAAAACCATTCTGCTAAAACTATTGTGCAGGATTTATGAACCATGGAACGGAGACATAGAATATATCTGTAATAATGATTGCGATTCGATCTTTTATTATCCATCTATTGGCTATGTTCCTCAAATAGAAACTATTGATTGGAACTTTCCAGTTTCTGTTCATGAAGTTATTGCCATGGGATCATGGAATTACAAGAGTTATTATCTTCCATGGATCGACAAGAAATTAAAAAACCAAATTAAAGATGTGTTAAGAATATTGGGTTTGGGTGGATATGAAAAACGGCATATTAGAGCACTTTCTGGTGGTGAACAACAAAGAGTATTTTTGGGTAGAGCCTTGATTAGAAATCCTGATGTTCTCATTTTAGATGAACCCACGACGGGCCTTGACTATGTATCTAGGGAGAAGATATTTGACATACTAAAGAACCTCAATAACAATGGTATGACTGTAATTTTGTCCACACATGACATAACTCACATAGCTAATCATTCTCCTTGGGTAGTATGTTTTAACAAATATGTTATTGCAGAAGGTCCTCCACAGAATGTTCTTAAGGAAGTTCAAGGAAGTTTATCGTTCAAAAAAACATATGGATTAGCAGATTACAAGCGCAGTGATAATAAACATAGTAACTTTATTTAG
- a CDS encoding DUF4443 domain-containing protein translates to MHIVINTLNSISSRYAPSRVLSFSPAHVFKTLQLINRERYVSRFLLVRELELGEGSIKTLIKHLKMEKMIITTNKGTTMSEKGAKIFEQLSKYIPSELEIPQSSISISKFNYAILLIYMSNAIRQGIEQRDAAIKMGAKGATTLIFENGKFSIPGSKYNVLRNEKSLELLLKDGLRPINNDVIIIGSDDSSLILAELAAKAAALYTLENHGDHKELKLIANENRVVYKNNG, encoded by the coding sequence GTGCATATAGTGATAAATACTCTAAATTCCATTTCCAGTAGATATGCACCAAGTAGGGTCTTGTCATTTAGTCCTGCCCATGTCTTTAAAACTTTGCAGTTAATAAATAGAGAAAGATATGTCAGCCGATTCTTGTTGGTAAGGGAATTGGAATTGGGAGAAGGTTCCATTAAGACGTTGATAAAACATCTGAAAATGGAAAAGATGATTATCACTACAAATAAAGGCACAACAATGTCAGAGAAGGGTGCAAAGATTTTTGAACAACTGTCCAAATACATTCCGTCTGAATTAGAAATTCCGCAAAGTTCGATTTCTATTTCTAAATTTAATTATGCTATTTTGCTGATATATATGAGCAATGCAATTAGGCAAGGAATTGAGCAAAGAGATGCAGCTATAAAGATGGGTGCAAAAGGGGCTACCACATTGATCTTTGAAAACGGAAAGTTTTCGATCCCCGGTTCAAAGTACAATGTTCTGAGAAATGAAAAATCTCTTGAACTGCTTTTAAAGGATGGATTAAGGCCTATCAATAATGACGTCATTATAATCGGAAGTGATGACTCTAGTCTTATCTTGGCCGAGCTAGCTGCAAAGGCTGCTGCCCTTTACACTCTAGAAAATCATGGAGACCACAAAGAACTGAAATTAATAGCAAATGAAAATAGAGTCGTCTATAAGAATAATGGATAA
- a CDS encoding cupredoxin domain-containing protein: protein MNKNFTYLTLCVASAMSILILGLNGNFDDAYAQGNQVEVSIVNGSATLTENGYDPDPVQVKVGQTVVWTNNDIAFHTVTSGLPGDPDAGALFDSGIEGPTALTGPGTTFEHTFDTAGEFDYHCTLHPALVGKVIVT, encoded by the coding sequence ATGAATAAGAATTTCACATATCTGACACTATGTGTAGCTTCAGCGATGAGTATTCTCATACTTGGTTTGAATGGAAACTTTGATGACGCATATGCACAAGGAAATCAAGTGGAAGTATCCATTGTAAATGGGTCTGCTACACTTACAGAAAATGGATATGATCCGGATCCGGTACAAGTAAAAGTGGGTCAAACAGTTGTTTGGACAAATAATGATATTGCTTTTCATACAGTAACTTCTGGTCTTCCTGGAGATCCTGATGCAGGAGCATTATTTGATTCAGGTATAGAAGGCCCTACTGCATTGACTGGACCCGGTACAACATTTGAGCATACTTTTGACACAGCAGGGGAATTTGATTATCATTGTACATTACATCCAGCTTTAGTTGGCAAGGTAATAGTAACATAA